The following are encoded in a window of Solibacillus sp. FSL R7-0668 genomic DNA:
- a CDS encoding DNA sulfur modification protein DndB, with translation MTKVYLDGIAYNQFGHDIFFTQLNLKTLLALFEVDSNVQREIDPQRKLEIRSFILDNVTHNRDFHFTSFVFSSRGQIQQDEQGYYLESGSKLYISDGQHRAYSLESALLSLKSALEAAVFVKHEEKIIILQKQIRYLEDFPINMQIYLDLSIKQEQQMFSDLNTERREAHSGQLLQYDHRDAYSILTRQLAQRLQGQIDIEMKSSRVVSSSSSLTTLVMMKRCIVALFDGLLIQNTNKNTFSLPQHEVEQIAEAFFIKWLQIFPKQAHKRLQYVTGLTGIQVALALTVHHLTKSHKLSYQEAIDKLTYLKQCSWKHTDPMFQFLYSHDKKSISGHSSSYAIRRIKGEFLKVIEKEMAVNV, from the coding sequence GTGACAAAAGTATATTTAGATGGCATTGCGTACAACCAATTTGGACATGATATATTTTTTACGCAACTCAATTTAAAAACATTGCTGGCACTTTTTGAAGTAGATAGTAATGTACAGCGGGAGATTGATCCCCAACGAAAATTGGAAATCCGCTCCTTCATTCTGGATAATGTCACACATAATCGCGATTTTCATTTCACATCATTTGTGTTTAGTAGTCGTGGTCAGATACAGCAAGATGAACAAGGCTATTACTTAGAATCTGGTAGTAAATTATATATTAGCGATGGCCAACATCGCGCATACAGCCTGGAATCAGCCTTACTATCATTAAAAAGTGCATTAGAGGCAGCTGTGTTTGTGAAGCATGAAGAAAAAATTATAATACTCCAAAAGCAAATTCGGTATCTTGAAGATTTTCCGATTAATATGCAGATTTATTTGGATTTAAGTATCAAGCAGGAGCAGCAAATGTTTAGTGATCTGAACACTGAGCGTAGAGAAGCGCATTCAGGTCAGCTGCTACAGTACGATCACCGTGATGCTTATAGTATCCTCACACGTCAATTAGCACAACGTTTACAAGGTCAAATCGATATTGAAATGAAGTCATCCCGTGTTGTCAGCAGTTCTTCTTCACTAACAACTCTTGTTATGATGAAGCGCTGTATTGTAGCCCTCTTTGACGGATTACTCATTCAAAATACAAATAAAAACACATTTTCACTTCCTCAACATGAAGTAGAGCAAATTGCTGAAGCATTCTTTATAAAATGGTTACAAATTTTTCCGAAGCAGGCGCATAAGCGTTTGCAATATGTAACAGGTTTAACAGGAATTCAAGTCGCATTAGCCCTTACCGTTCATCACCTCACGAAATCACATAAGTTATCCTATCAAGAAGCGATTGATAAATTAACCTATTTAAAACAGTGTAGCTGGAAGCACACAGATCCTATGTTCCAGTTTTTATATTCCCATGACAAAAAAAGCATTAGCGGGCACTCGAGTTCCTATGCGATTCGCCGTATTAAAGGTGAGTTTCTAAAAGTAATTGAAAAAGAAATGGCGGTGAATGTATGA
- a CDS encoding DNA sulfur modification protein DndB gives MNQRIAIFTVQEIAQMVEQQKMILRNTELRHTRKIRQYVMEQFMNGDIYIPPITVSNNNGIYYVIDGNSRIRGILDILPQLSRLILSEDLEEQKKATQLNASLSDVPLAFQIYSDFTQQEREQLYLDANTKGKKVALSKRIAFDSRNTINIVTNELLQQHEALRFAGVEQEKVSMNRPANKNFLSLSQLRALIALFIVGKEAESNIYTQHVDEELIERRLPVLNAWLDELFKLEGPEKIGDYHISILASFLFVRALAYYALKGEEFVATSKKADYVRGRMKMLKHISWETCQPMWERFDGKYRGTSGLYFVNSNKKTLNQIIEWLCSEGGDVLLPRK, from the coding sequence ATGAATCAGCGCATAGCGATTTTTACCGTCCAGGAAATTGCCCAAATGGTGGAGCAACAAAAGATGATTTTGCGTAATACCGAACTTAGGCATACACGTAAAATTCGTCAATATGTCATGGAACAGTTTATGAACGGCGATATTTATATTCCGCCAATTACGGTTTCTAATAATAATGGTATTTATTATGTGATTGATGGTAACAGTAGAATTCGTGGTATTTTGGATATTTTACCTCAGCTAAGTCGCTTGATTTTAAGCGAGGATTTAGAAGAGCAAAAGAAAGCTACGCAGTTAAATGCCAGTCTTAGTGATGTCCCACTGGCCTTTCAAATTTATAGTGATTTTACGCAGCAAGAGCGTGAGCAATTGTATTTAGATGCTAATACAAAAGGAAAAAAGGTAGCGCTTTCAAAGCGGATTGCGTTTGATTCACGTAATACAATCAATATCGTAACAAATGAATTATTACAGCAACATGAGGCATTACGCTTTGCGGGTGTGGAGCAAGAAAAAGTAAGCATGAACCGACCAGCAAACAAAAATTTCCTATCTTTAAGTCAGCTTCGTGCCCTTATAGCGCTATTTATAGTGGGGAAGGAAGCCGAGTCTAATATTTATACGCAGCACGTAGACGAAGAGCTGATCGAAAGGCGTCTACCAGTTTTAAATGCATGGCTTGATGAATTGTTTAAGTTAGAGGGACCTGAAAAAATCGGGGATTATCATATATCTATTTTAGCCAGTTTTCTATTTGTTCGAGCCCTTGCTTATTATGCTCTAAAAGGGGAGGAATTTGTCGCAACCTCTAAAAAAGCAGATTATGTCCGTGGAAGGATGAAAATGCTTAAGCATATAAGCTGGGAAACCTGTCAGCCAATGTGGGAACGCTTTGATGGCAAATATAGAGGAACGAGCGGGCTCTACTTTGTGAATAGTAATAAAAAAACATTAAATCAAATTATTGAATGGCTATGCTCTGAAGGGGGGGATGTGCTATTACCGAGAAAGTAA
- a CDS encoding competence protein ComK → MDNKSQKLITHETQVIFETVYEGKQGVGIIENGVYRFVEGSLAQYFAYNEAHFVTNLAVAKRLAKDILGSSYAAPYIFLDMVWVPIQIYNRSVILYIALHHIERVDSVSKYETLVDLRYGVRLKLDVSRGSLCTKLLVSCFLKVLLDGRKQFLGGIGHVRSDDCEIVKEQGSVYYTKKRQKLDDE, encoded by the coding sequence ATGGATAACAAATCTCAAAAATTAATTACACATGAAACTCAAGTGATTTTTGAAACGGTTTATGAAGGGAAACAGGGTGTAGGGATTATTGAAAATGGTGTCTATCGTTTTGTTGAGGGATCGCTGGCACAGTATTTTGCTTATAACGAGGCACATTTTGTAACGAATTTGGCAGTAGCAAAACGCTTGGCAAAGGATATACTAGGTTCAAGCTATGCTGCACCCTATATTTTTTTAGATATGGTATGGGTACCTATTCAAATTTATAATCGCTCAGTTATTTTGTATATTGCGCTACACCATATTGAACGTGTTGACAGTGTGTCAAAGTATGAAACACTTGTTGATCTACGTTACGGGGTGAGGCTGAAGCTAGATGTTAGCAGAGGGTCGCTATGTACGAAGCTACTTGTTAGCTGCTTTCTAAAGGTTTTACTAGATGGACGAAAGCAATTTTTGGGTGGAATCGGGCATGTACGATCGGATGATTGTGAAATCGTAAAGGAGCAAGGAAGTGTTTATTACACAAAGAAGCGACAGAAATTAGATGATGAATAA
- a CDS encoding flagellar protein FliT: MEQQTQKLLQVSAKLFEQLSTVPKSEERDAYIEDIQQKLDQRGIIIDELRTLGFTMDTSNKLHVTLAELDKGIRERLNIVLLAVKTDLKELQNSKKHEQQYANPYADVRTMDGMYYDKKK; encoded by the coding sequence ATGGAACAGCAAACTCAAAAATTACTCCAAGTATCTGCTAAGCTTTTCGAACAGCTTTCAACAGTTCCAAAAAGTGAGGAACGAGACGCTTATATAGAAGACATCCAACAAAAACTTGATCAGCGTGGCATCATTATCGATGAATTGCGAACATTGGGTTTTACGATGGATACTTCAAATAAGTTACATGTAACCCTTGCTGAGCTTGATAAGGGAATTCGCGAGCGCCTGAATATTGTTCTTCTCGCTGTTAAAACGGATCTCAAAGAGCTACAAAACTCGAAAAAGCACGAACAGCAATACGCAAATCCGTATGCAGATGTCCGCACAATGGATGGCATGTATTACGATAAAAAGAAATAA
- the fliD gene encoding flagellar filament capping protein FliD yields the protein MRIGGLASGMDIDSIVAKMMQAQRAPLDKLQQQKQTYEWQRDAFRTMNKNAKALSDYMFDNTLKQSSLIKKSVTTTNDAITATANAGAAGTLQISKVEQLATAATIKSENIFTINDSNQSKPAPSNTKLKDFDKTAGLFANSSTNEIKMKVLKDNGKMEDVSITLTDEDTIGTMVSKLNASGTGLNAYYDQNSGSLSISTKATGSGEVFVNSSDTTSGSTTIITGDNKTSVKTSMFVDSQQGRDFFGALGFNPGGNIADKNYDSSIVVDAGQNAKLEYNGLQIERNSNTFELNGYTVTLNKTYNEQTPITLKATTDVDNFVNKIEEFVNKYNEFIKSTHGAINETKNRKYAPLTEEQKKDMSEDEIEKWEKIAKSGVIRRDSTVSTGLQNLRSIIYSNGGNTGKKYDTLSEIGITTTKTYSDGGLLELDKDKLREALLADEEAVFKVFSNDREGEPKGVINQMRSSLDNFQKSIEVKAGRESAANDTFTIGRNLNSTNSRIKTWEDKLKMIEQRYWNQFTAMEKAINKANEQSSLFFSGATQQ from the coding sequence ATGAGAATCGGCGGTTTAGCGTCAGGTATGGATATCGATAGCATCGTTGCAAAAATGATGCAAGCACAACGCGCACCACTCGATAAATTACAACAGCAAAAGCAAACATACGAATGGCAGCGTGATGCCTTCCGTACAATGAACAAAAACGCAAAAGCATTAAGCGATTACATGTTCGACAATACATTAAAACAATCAAGCTTGATAAAAAAATCAGTAACAACAACGAATGATGCGATTACAGCTACTGCCAATGCTGGTGCAGCGGGTACATTGCAAATTTCAAAGGTTGAGCAACTAGCAACAGCAGCGACAATCAAATCAGAGAATATCTTTACTATTAACGACAGTAACCAAAGTAAACCAGCCCCAAGCAATACAAAGCTTAAAGATTTTGATAAAACGGCAGGCTTATTTGCAAATAGTTCTACTAATGAAATTAAAATGAAGGTTTTAAAAGATAATGGCAAAATGGAAGATGTATCGATTACTCTTACAGATGAAGATACAATCGGAACAATGGTTTCTAAATTAAACGCTTCTGGTACAGGTCTTAATGCTTATTATGATCAAAATAGTGGAAGTCTATCAATTTCTACAAAAGCGACTGGTAGCGGAGAAGTTTTCGTAAATAGTTCTGATACGACATCTGGTTCAACGACAATTATTACAGGAGACAACAAAACTTCTGTAAAAACAAGTATGTTTGTAGATTCACAGCAGGGACGTGACTTCTTTGGTGCCTTAGGTTTTAATCCGGGTGGGAACATCGCAGATAAAAACTACGACTCATCAATAGTTGTTGATGCTGGTCAAAACGCAAAACTAGAATACAACGGTCTCCAAATCGAGCGTAATTCAAATACATTCGAATTGAACGGCTACACAGTAACATTAAACAAAACATACAACGAACAAACACCAATCACACTAAAAGCAACAACAGACGTAGACAACTTCGTCAATAAAATAGAAGAATTCGTCAACAAATACAATGAGTTCATCAAGTCTACACATGGTGCGATTAACGAAACGAAAAACCGTAAATATGCGCCATTAACAGAAGAACAGAAGAAGGATATGTCTGAGGACGAAATTGAAAAGTGGGAAAAAATCGCGAAAAGCGGTGTTATCCGTCGCGACTCTACAGTATCAACAGGCTTACAAAACCTACGCTCAATCATTTACTCAAACGGTGGGAATACTGGGAAAAAATACGACACATTAAGTGAAATCGGTATTACGACTACAAAAACATACAGTGACGGTGGTTTACTAGAGCTTGATAAAGACAAGCTCCGTGAAGCTTTACTAGCAGATGAAGAAGCAGTATTCAAAGTATTTTCTAATGACAGAGAGGGCGAGCCTAAAGGTGTCATTAACCAAATGCGTAGCTCTTTAGATAACTTCCAAAAGAGCATTGAAGTAAAGGCCGGCAGAGAATCAGCTGCGAATGACACATTCACTATCGGACGTAACTTGAATAGTACCAATAGCCGCATTAAAACTTGGGAAGACAAGTTAAAAATGATTGAACAACGTTATTGGAATCAGTTCACAGCAATGGAAAAAGCCATTAATAAAGCAAACGAACAATCCAGCCTATTCTTCAGCGGAGCAACACAACAATAA
- a CDS encoding flagellar protein FlaG — MRITSQPSTDFTVQQKASANPGAAVTPAETEPVTNNEQSIEASVTVTRLAQENVTDQETLKEKLLPAIDTMNEILETTQKSSKFVLHEGLDKYYVRLIDAQTEEVIKEIPPQRLLDAFYEMQKMAGMIVDEKI; from the coding sequence ATGCGTATCACTTCGCAGCCTAGCACAGACTTCACCGTTCAGCAAAAAGCTTCCGCAAATCCGGGAGCTGCGGTAACGCCTGCTGAAACGGAGCCTGTCACTAATAATGAACAATCTATTGAGGCTTCTGTAACTGTTACAAGGTTAGCTCAAGAAAATGTGACAGATCAAGAAACCTTAAAAGAAAAGTTATTACCAGCAATTGATACAATGAATGAAATACTTGAAACAACACAAAAGTCATCAAAGTTTGTACTTCATGAGGGTTTAGACAAATATTACGTTCGTTTAATCGATGCACAAACAGAAGAAGTTATTAAAGAAATTCCACCACAGCGCCTGCTCGATGCATTTTATGAAATGCAAAAAATGGCGGGTATGATTGTGGACGAAAAAATTTAA